A genome region from Methylobacterium sp. FF17 includes the following:
- a CDS encoding YeaH/YhbH family protein, producing MHIVDRRLNPGGKSLANRQRFLRRVKDVAQRAVRESAREKDIKDLGKDGRVSVPVDGVREPRFARQPGTGLHDHILPGNKTYVEGDRIERPPSGGGGRGSGEGGEGSENSEDAFRFVLTRDEFLELFLEDLELPDLAKRRLSVVETEGLRRAGYTMSGSPANLALTRTLRNSMSRRIALKRPKPDEIAALEARIAETPSSDPDLPGLLLALSGLRERTKRIPYVDPLDLRYRRFETYPRPVAQAVMFCLMDVSGSMTEHMKDLAKRFYILLHIFLTRRYRHVEIVFIRHTDKATEVDEETFFGSRKTGGTLVSSALVEMKRVIAERYSPDDWNIYAAQASDGDNVSSDGPTSTELLRAHILPACQHFAYLEVGDENGPRAGFVEHRTTLWRTYEGLAKTGAPIAMRKVNHRRDIYPVFRELFGRKDARAEAEA from the coding sequence ATGCACATCGTCGACCGCCGTCTGAATCCCGGGGGCAAGAGCCTCGCCAACCGCCAGCGCTTCCTGCGCCGCGTGAAGGATGTCGCCCAGCGCGCGGTGCGGGAATCCGCCCGGGAGAAGGACATCAAGGATCTGGGCAAGGACGGCCGGGTCTCCGTACCGGTCGACGGGGTGCGCGAGCCACGCTTCGCCCGCCAGCCCGGCACCGGCCTGCACGACCACATCCTGCCCGGCAACAAGACCTATGTGGAGGGCGACCGGATCGAGCGTCCACCCTCGGGCGGGGGTGGCCGCGGCTCGGGCGAGGGCGGCGAGGGCTCCGAGAACAGCGAAGACGCCTTCCGCTTCGTGCTGACCCGCGACGAATTCCTCGAACTGTTCCTCGAGGACCTCGAACTGCCCGATCTCGCCAAGCGCCGCCTCTCCGTGGTGGAGACCGAAGGCCTGCGCCGGGCGGGCTACACGATGTCCGGCTCACCGGCCAACCTCGCCCTGACGCGCACCCTGCGCAACTCGATGTCCCGCCGCATCGCCCTGAAGCGGCCCAAGCCCGACGAGATCGCCGCCCTCGAGGCGCGCATCGCCGAGACGCCGTCGAGCGACCCCGACTTGCCGGGCCTGCTGTTGGCCCTCTCGGGCTTGCGCGAGCGGACGAAGCGAATTCCCTATGTCGACCCCCTCGACCTGCGCTACCGCCGCTTCGAAACCTACCCGCGCCCGGTCGCGCAGGCGGTGATGTTCTGCCTCATGGACGTCTCGGGCTCAATGACCGAGCACATGAAGGACCTGGCGAAGCGCTTCTATATCCTGCTGCACATCTTCCTGACCCGGCGCTACCGGCACGTGGAGATCGTCTTCATCCGTCACACCGACAAGGCGACGGAAGTGGATGAGGAGACCTTCTTCGGCTCCCGAAAGACCGGCGGCACCCTCGTGTCTTCGGCGCTGGTCGAGATGAAGCGGGTCATCGCCGAGCGCTACTCGCCCGACGACTGGAACATCTACGCGGCCCAGGCCTCGGACGGCGACAACGTGTCGAGCGACGGTCCGACCTCCACCGAATTGCTGCGGGCCCACATCCTGCCGGCCTGCCAGCACTTCGCGTACCTGGAAGTCGGCGACGAGAACGGGCCGCGGGCCGGCTTCGTGGAGCACCGCACCACCCTGTGGCGGACCTACGAGGGACTGGCGAAGACGGGCGCGCCCATCGCCATGCGCAAGGTCAACCACCGCCGCGACATCTACCCGGTGTTCCGCGAGTTGTTCGGGCGCAAGGACGCGCGGGCGGAAGCCGAGGCCTGA
- a CDS encoding SpoVR family protein codes for MVGSIIRPTPQRISGGQQPLFTGNDWDFDTIRRIHDACEAEARDLGLSWYPNQIEIITAEQMLDAYASIGMPLFYKHWSFGKHFAQHEAGYRRGMMGLAYEIVINSDPCISYIMEENTATMQTLVIAHAAFGHNHFFKNNYLFKQWTDAEGILDYLDFAKGFIARCEERHGHAAVEAVLDAAHALMSQGVHRYPRKKRPDLASEQRRERERAEHGEQIYNDLWRTLPQKTAAGRPDAAAERRKALLELPQENILYFLEKAAPRLRPWQREILRIVRLVAQYFYPQRQTKVMNEGCATYCHYRIMNSLSEKGLIGEAAYLEFLQSHTNVVRQPNYNERGYGGHNPYAIGFAMMQDIARIVEQPTEEDRQWFPEIAGTGDAMATLRDIWANYRDESFIAQFLSPKLMRDMRLFHVVDDPDEAELRVEAIHDERGYRKLRRSFARQYDVAWLDPDIEVVDVDLEGDRRLIVHHRALNRIILQKDDARRVLQHLADLWGYDAVLKEIDPATDTVLAEHHATARPIFF; via the coding sequence ATGGTCGGCAGCATCATCCGCCCCACGCCCCAGCGGATCTCGGGTGGCCAGCAGCCGCTCTTCACGGGCAACGACTGGGACTTCGACACGATCCGGCGCATCCACGATGCCTGCGAAGCCGAGGCACGGGATCTCGGCCTGTCCTGGTACCCGAACCAGATCGAGATCATCACCGCTGAGCAGATGCTCGACGCCTACGCGTCGATCGGCATGCCGCTGTTCTACAAGCATTGGTCGTTCGGCAAGCACTTCGCCCAGCACGAGGCCGGCTACCGGCGTGGCATGATGGGGCTCGCCTACGAGATCGTCATCAATTCCGATCCGTGCATCTCCTACATCATGGAGGAGAACACGGCGACGATGCAGACCCTGGTCATCGCCCACGCGGCCTTCGGCCACAACCACTTCTTCAAGAACAACTACCTGTTCAAGCAGTGGACCGATGCCGAAGGCATCCTCGACTACCTCGACTTCGCCAAGGGGTTCATCGCCCGCTGTGAGGAACGCCACGGCCACGCCGCCGTGGAGGCGGTGCTCGACGCCGCCCATGCGCTGATGAGCCAGGGCGTGCATCGCTACCCGCGCAAGAAGCGGCCGGATCTGGCCTCCGAGCAGCGCCGCGAGCGCGAACGCGCCGAGCACGGCGAGCAGATCTACAACGACCTCTGGCGCACTCTGCCGCAGAAGACCGCCGCCGGGCGCCCGGACGCGGCGGCCGAGCGGCGCAAGGCGCTCCTCGAACTGCCCCAGGAGAACATCCTCTACTTCCTGGAGAAGGCGGCGCCGCGCCTGCGGCCCTGGCAGCGCGAGATCCTGCGCATCGTGCGCCTCGTGGCGCAGTACTTCTATCCGCAGCGCCAGACCAAGGTGATGAACGAAGGCTGCGCCACCTATTGTCACTACCGGATCATGAATTCGCTCTCGGAGAAGGGTCTGATCGGCGAGGCGGCGTATCTCGAATTCCTGCAATCCCACACCAACGTCGTGCGCCAGCCGAACTACAACGAGCGCGGCTACGGCGGTCACAATCCTTACGCCATCGGTTTCGCGATGATGCAGGACATCGCCCGCATCGTGGAGCAGCCGACGGAGGAGGACCGGCAATGGTTCCCCGAGATCGCCGGCACCGGCGACGCCATGGCGACCCTGCGCGACATCTGGGCGAACTACCGGGACGAGAGCTTCATCGCGCAGTTTCTATCCCCGAAGCTGATGCGGGACATGCGCCTGTTCCACGTGGTGGACGATCCCGACGAGGCGGAACTGCGGGTCGAGGCGATCCATGACGAGCGCGGCTATCGCAAGCTGCGCCGCTCCTTCGCGCGGCAATACGACGTCGCTTGGCTCGATCCCGATATCGAGGTGGTGGATGTCGATCTCGAGGGCGACCGCCGCCTCATCGTGCATCATCGGGCGCTCAATCGCATCATCCTGCAGAAGGACGATGCGCGGCGGGTGCTGCAGCACCTCGCCGATCTCTGGGGCTACGACGCAGTGCTGAAGGAGATCGATCCGGCCACGGATACGGTCCTGGCCGAGCACCACGCCACCGCACGGCCGATCTTTTTCTGA
- a CDS encoding ETC complex I subunit codes for MSSARIYQPAKDPTQSGTARAKAWVLEFDQTAPRETDPLMGWTGSSDMLQQVHLEFETREEAVAYATRAGLSYRVEEPQKPIMRKGLSYSDNFKFNRTAPWTH; via the coding sequence ATGTCGAGCGCCCGCATCTATCAGCCCGCGAAGGATCCGACGCAGTCCGGGACCGCGCGTGCGAAGGCCTGGGTGCTGGAGTTCGACCAGACCGCGCCCCGCGAGACCGACCCGCTGATGGGCTGGACGGGGTCCTCCGACATGCTCCAGCAGGTGCACCTCGAATTCGAGACGCGCGAGGAAGCGGTCGCCTATGCCACGCGGGCCGGCCTGTCCTACCGGGTCGAGGAGCCGCAGAAGCCCATCATGCGCAAGGGCCTGTCCTACTCGGACAACTTCAAGTTCAACCGCACGGCGCCCTGGACGCATTGA
- a CDS encoding pilus assembly protein PilZ, translating to MEENRRGSRRSDAFRIGSLAPGVNAAEIDCLVWDQSETGAQIEVETPDGVPDAFVLSMTAYARPRHCRVVWRRGRKLGITFVA from the coding sequence GTGGAGGAGAATCGGCGCGGTTCCCGGCGGTCGGATGCGTTCCGCATCGGGTCGCTCGCGCCCGGCGTTAACGCCGCCGAGATCGATTGCCTGGTCTGGGACCAGTCCGAGACAGGCGCACAGATCGAGGTCGAGACTCCCGACGGGGTGCCGGACGCGTTCGTCCTGTCGATGACCGCCTATGCCCGGCCCCGGCACTGCCGCGTGGTGTGGCGGCGGGGGCGCAAGCTCGGCATCACCTTCGTGGCCTGA
- a CDS encoding glutathione binding-like protein, producing the protein MIDLYYWPTPNGHKVTMFLEEAGLDYAIKPVNIGKGDQFKPDFLAIAPNNRMPAIVDHAPAGGAPVSLFESGAILLYLAEKTGRFIAPDVAGRAEVLQWLFWQMGGLGPMLGQNHHFTQYAPETVPYAIDRYVKETNRLYGVLDRRLADRAFVAGADYSIADMASYPWIVPYEKQGQTLEDFPNLKRWFHAIAERPATKAAYARAPEINPDYGQTMSAEAKTVMFGQTAATRG; encoded by the coding sequence ATGATCGATCTCTATTACTGGCCGACGCCGAACGGCCACAAGGTCACGATGTTCCTCGAGGAGGCGGGCCTCGACTACGCGATCAAGCCCGTGAACATCGGCAAGGGCGACCAGTTCAAGCCCGACTTCCTCGCGATCGCGCCGAACAACCGCATGCCGGCGATCGTCGACCACGCACCGGCCGGCGGCGCCCCGGTCTCGCTGTTCGAATCGGGCGCGATCCTGCTCTACCTCGCCGAGAAGACCGGACGCTTCATCGCCCCGGACGTGGCCGGCCGCGCCGAGGTGCTGCAGTGGCTGTTCTGGCAGATGGGCGGGCTGGGGCCGATGCTCGGCCAGAACCACCACTTCACCCAGTACGCGCCGGAGACGGTCCCCTACGCCATCGACCGCTACGTCAAGGAGACGAACCGGCTCTACGGCGTCCTCGACCGGCGCCTCGCCGACCGGGCCTTCGTCGCGGGCGCCGATTACTCGATCGCCGACATGGCGTCGTATCCGTGGATCGTGCCCTACGAGAAGCAGGGCCAGACGCTGGAGGACTTCCCCAACCTCAAGCGCTGGTTCCACGCCATCGCGGAACGCCCGGCGACGAAGGCCGCCTATGCCCGCGCGCCGGAGATCAACCCGGATTACGGGCAGACCATGAGCGCGGAGGCCAAGACGGTGATGTTCGGCCAGACCGCCGCGACGCGGGGCTGA
- a CDS encoding MBL fold metallo-hydrolase, translating into MSPGYLPFAGALDLPAYTCDNCGFWQRHFEAPAACPMCLDARHVVPQKGWQFWSEREAQARFPCHWEELEPGVWRFWNDPVSGIGPSAYLIQTPAGNMGFEACPVFSEAALQHIASLGGMQVLSSSHPHAYGALVQLQDRFDPELCLPAADFTWSAALQVSWPYDDFLEPLPGLELHRTAGHFDGHAILFDRARKILFCGDALKFELEPDDVRRARTISAHKAFVRGVPLTTNELRRYRDVFAQLDFTQTWTPFEPAANCGRAEVLALIDGMLATRPHAAPVPLDTLRR; encoded by the coding sequence GTGTCCCCCGGATACCTGCCCTTCGCCGGCGCCCTCGATCTGCCCGCCTATACCTGCGACAATTGCGGGTTCTGGCAGCGCCACTTCGAGGCGCCCGCCGCCTGCCCGATGTGCCTCGATGCACGCCACGTGGTGCCGCAGAAGGGCTGGCAGTTCTGGAGCGAGCGCGAGGCGCAGGCCCGCTTCCCCTGCCACTGGGAGGAGCTGGAGCCCGGCGTGTGGCGGTTCTGGAACGACCCCGTCTCGGGGATCGGCCCGAGCGCCTACCTGATCCAGACGCCGGCCGGAAACATGGGCTTCGAGGCCTGCCCGGTCTTCAGCGAGGCGGCGCTGCAGCACATCGCGTCGCTCGGCGGCATGCAGGTGCTGTCGTCCTCGCATCCGCATGCCTACGGCGCCCTGGTGCAGCTTCAGGACCGCTTCGACCCGGAGCTCTGCCTGCCGGCGGCGGACTTCACCTGGAGCGCGGCGCTCCAGGTCTCCTGGCCCTACGACGACTTCTTGGAGCCCCTCCCCGGCCTCGAACTGCACCGCACCGCCGGCCACTTCGACGGCCACGCGATCCTGTTCGATCGCGCGCGAAAGATCCTGTTCTGCGGCGACGCCCTGAAATTCGAACTCGAGCCGGACGATGTCCGCCGGGCCCGCACCATCTCGGCGCACAAGGCCTTCGTGCGCGGCGTGCCGCTGACCACCAACGAGCTGCGCCGATACCGCGACGTCTTCGCCCAGCTCGACTTCACGCAGACCTGGACGCCCTTCGAGCCGGCCGCCAATTGCGGTCGGGCCGAGGTGCTGGCGCTGATCGACGGCATGCTGGCGACCCGCCCGCACGCCGCCCCGGTGCCGCTCGACACGCTGCGGCGCTGA
- a CDS encoding glycosyltransferase family 4 protein, which yields MPVPSLAFDLTRLITRLRHPSPSGIDRVDLAYARHVLAQEGARFGLVSTPFGPRVLARPEALAIVEAVAAGWVEDLDADRDPVYRCLATTLGAGPAAGAAFPAPHRDTGWARRRIQARVTAGTLRARGPEALPPGTLYLHTSHLRLDRPGRFDWLYDRPDMRAVFFLHDLIPIDYPEYGRPGEAGRHRTRVETIARHAAHVLVNSRDVGERFQRHCAARGLAPRPVTVAHLGVEPVFRPAGQGPAFVPARPTFVACGTIEPRKNHLALLHLWRDLAARHGAETPRLVLVGRRGWEAENIIDLLERCPAVIDHVTEVSGLSSHGLAALLRSATALLMPSFAEGYGLPVVEAAACGLPVVASDLAVHREIGGAFAHVLDPLDGPGWRRAVEDLARPDSPFRRTLAGKLVDAALPSWTNHFARADDALARTICGPDA from the coding sequence ATGCCCGTCCCGAGCCTCGCCTTCGACCTCACCCGCCTCATCACCCGCCTGCGGCATCCGAGCCCGAGCGGTATCGACCGGGTCGACCTCGCCTATGCCCGGCACGTCCTGGCCCAGGAGGGCGCGCGTTTCGGCCTGGTCTCGACGCCGTTCGGGCCGCGCGTGCTGGCGCGGCCGGAGGCGCTCGCCATCGTCGAGGCCGTGGCGGCCGGCTGGGTCGAGGACCTCGATGCGGACCGGGACCCGGTCTATCGGTGCCTGGCCACGACCCTCGGGGCAGGCCCCGCCGCCGGCGCGGCATTCCCGGCGCCCCACCGGGACACCGGCTGGGCACGCCGGCGGATCCAGGCCCGGGTCACGGCCGGGACACTGCGCGCGCGGGGCCCCGAGGCGCTTCCGCCCGGTACGCTCTACCTGCACACCTCCCACCTGCGCCTCGACAGGCCCGGGCGCTTCGACTGGCTCTACGACCGGCCCGACATGCGCGCCGTCTTCTTCCTCCACGACCTCATTCCCATCGACTACCCGGAATATGGCCGCCCGGGCGAGGCGGGGCGGCACCGGACCCGGGTCGAGACCATCGCGCGCCACGCCGCGCACGTGCTGGTGAATTCGCGGGATGTCGGCGAACGCTTCCAGCGGCACTGCGCGGCGCGGGGTCTCGCGCCCCGCCCGGTGACGGTGGCGCATCTCGGCGTCGAACCGGTCTTCCGCCCGGCCGGCCAGGGACCTGCCTTCGTCCCCGCCCGGCCGACCTTCGTCGCCTGCGGCACGATCGAGCCGCGCAAGAACCACCTCGCGCTGCTCCACCTCTGGCGCGACCTCGCCGCGCGGCACGGGGCCGAGACGCCCCGCCTCGTCCTCGTGGGACGACGGGGGTGGGAGGCCGAGAACATCATTGACCTGCTGGAGCGCTGCCCCGCCGTCATCGACCACGTCACCGAGGTCAGCGGATTGTCCAGCCACGGCCTCGCGGCGCTGCTGCGCTCGGCCACGGCCCTGCTGATGCCGTCCTTCGCGGAGGGATACGGGTTGCCCGTGGTGGAGGCCGCCGCCTGCGGACTGCCCGTGGTCGCGTCGGATCTGGCGGTCCACCGGGAGATCGGGGGCGCCTTCGCCCACGTCCTCGATCCCCTCGACGGGCCGGGCTGGCGCCGGGCGGTGGAGGACCTGGCACGACCCGATTCCCCCTTCCGCCGGACCCTCGCCGGAAAGCTGGTCGACGCCGCCCTGCCGAGCTGGACGAATCACTTCGCCAGGGCGGACGATGCCCTCGCGCGGACGATTTGCGGTCCTGACGCCTGA
- a CDS encoding rhodanese-like domain-containing protein, translating to MKAVGLDRDTIKAGLADRSILLIDVREPHEFAAGHIPGSVPHPLSTFDTAAIADLIAQDGRRPVFSCMSGVRSVHALAAAQNAGLPLEEHYVGGFKDWAASGETIDV from the coding sequence ATGAAGGCTGTCGGCCTGGACCGGGATACGATCAAGGCGGGCCTCGCCGACCGTTCGATCCTGTTGATCGACGTGCGGGAGCCTCACGAATTCGCGGCCGGGCATATTCCCGGCTCGGTTCCGCACCCGCTCTCGACCTTCGATACTGCGGCGATCGCCGACCTCATCGCGCAGGACGGCCGCCGTCCGGTGTTCTCGTGCATGTCCGGCGTGCGCTCGGTTCATGCCCTGGCGGCCGCGCAGAATGCCGGACTGCCGCTCGAAGAGCATTACGTCGGCGGCTTCAAGGATTGGGCCGCATCCGGAGAGACGATCGACGTCTGA
- a CDS encoding efflux RND transporter periplasmic adaptor subunit: protein MRSIVRLLPALGLVAATCVGPVAAQAPGGPPPKVTTAKPVVREIVETDTYTGRFDPVDIVDVRARVTGYLEKVNFTDGATVKKGDLLFVIDRRPYKAALDQAQAALVSARARLNFSQTDLDRAQTLSKSGNISEQVTDQRRQASQTAQADVDSADAQLRQAQLNYDFTEVKAPISGRISRRLVTEGNIVITDQTQLTTIVSLDPIYFGFTVDERSFLKYQGSLNIGMGQTQKGKGVPILIALTGEPKPTRKGTLDFVDNRVDNATGTVLLRATVENPDGFIKPGLFGIVALPATKPYPGILLPDEAVSANQDKRIVYVVGDDGTVALREVKLGPKVDGYRVIREGLKGDESVVVNGVTRVRPGAKVTAEASTLPPSKT, encoded by the coding sequence ATGCGCTCGATCGTTCGTCTTCTTCCCGCCCTCGGCCTCGTCGCGGCGACCTGCGTCGGGCCTGTCGCCGCGCAGGCGCCCGGCGGCCCGCCGCCAAAGGTGACCACTGCCAAGCCGGTGGTCCGCGAGATCGTGGAGACCGACACCTACACGGGTCGCTTCGACCCGGTGGACATCGTCGACGTCCGGGCTCGCGTGACCGGCTACCTCGAGAAGGTGAACTTCACGGACGGCGCGACGGTGAAGAAGGGCGACCTGCTCTTCGTCATCGACCGGCGCCCCTACAAGGCGGCCCTCGACCAGGCCCAGGCGGCACTGGTCTCGGCCCGCGCGCGCCTGAACTTCTCGCAGACCGATCTCGACCGCGCCCAGACCCTGAGCAAGTCGGGCAACATCTCCGAGCAGGTCACCGACCAGCGCCGTCAGGCCTCTCAGACCGCGCAGGCCGACGTCGACAGCGCCGACGCGCAGCTGCGCCAGGCCCAGCTGAACTACGACTTCACCGAGGTGAAGGCGCCGATCTCCGGCCGCATCAGCCGGCGCCTCGTCACCGAGGGCAACATCGTCATCACGGACCAGACCCAGCTCACGACGATCGTCTCCCTCGACCCGATCTATTTCGGGTTCACAGTCGATGAGCGCTCGTTCCTGAAGTACCAGGGCAGCCTCAACATCGGCATGGGCCAGACCCAGAAGGGCAAGGGCGTGCCGATCCTCATCGCGCTCACCGGCGAGCCGAAGCCGACCCGCAAGGGCACCCTCGACTTCGTGGACAACCGCGTCGACAACGCCACCGGCACGGTGCTGCTGCGCGCCACCGTCGAGAACCCGGACGGCTTCATCAAGCCGGGCCTGTTCGGCATCGTGGCGCTGCCGGCCACCAAGCCCTACCCGGGCATCCTGCTGCCCGACGAGGCGGTCTCGGCCAACCAGGACAAGCGCATCGTCTACGTCGTCGGCGACGACGGCACGGTGGCCCTGCGCGAGGTCAAGCTCGGGCCGAAGGTGGATGGCTACCGGGTGATCCGCGAGGGCCTCAAGGGCGACGAGAGCGTCGTGGTGAACGGCGTCACCCGCGTGCGCCCCGGCGCCAAGGTCACGGCGGAAGCCTCGACCCTGCCGCCCAGCAAGACCTGA